DNA from Arthrobacter sp. FW305-BF8:
CACGCGCGCATCATGTGCGATGAGACCGACGGGCTGTCAGCGGAAGCCGCTGCGGCGTTTGAGGCGCATTTCCTGGACCCGGACGCGCCCGGGTACGCGCGGGGTTGCCCGGCCGGGGAGCTGACGCCGGCGAGGTTCCGGACCAAAGCCCGGTATTGGCGGGAACGGCACCACCCGGTCAGCATCGAAACCCGACACGCCAAGAGTGCGAAGGACCGGCGGCTGGAGTACGTTCCGGACCGGGACGGCATGGCCTGGTTCTCGGCGTACTTGCCCACGGACCAAGCCGTCGGGATCTGGAACCGCACCACCGCCGCCGCCAGATCGATGCAGGGCCCGACCGAAACCCGCACTCTGACCCAGCTCCGCGTCGACGCCTTCGCCACGTGGCTCCTCGGCCCGGCGCCGGGAGTCGGCGGCGCGTCTGACGACCCGGACGCAGCATTCCTTCCTGCAGATCTCGTGTCGGCGGGGTCCGCGCCCGCAGATGTCTTGCCCGCAGACTCTGGCCGGGCCGGTGATGCGCTGGCCGGTGGTGTGCCGTCCCCGTCGGCGCAGGTGCTGGTCACGGTTCCGGTGTTCTCGCTGCTCGGCCTGTCCGATGAACCGGCCAACCTGGACGGGTATGGCCCTATCCCGCCGTCGATGGCCCGCCGGCTCGTCGCCAACGGCGCGACCTCGTTTTTGCGGGTGCTGACTGATCCGCGGGACGGCGCACCGCTGGAGATCGGACGCACCAGCTACCGGCTCACCAAACCGATGCGCCAATGGCTCCGCCTCCGCGACGCCAAATGCACATTCCCCAACTGCAACAACCACTCCCTCGATAACGACGCCGACCACATCCTCGCCTGGGCAGACGGCGGCGGCACCGGCGTGACCAACCTCG
Protein-coding regions in this window:
- a CDS encoding HNH endonuclease signature motif containing protein is translated as MDAKTAVQTVEGIESSVAALAVFVREAAGAEAGSGAARPGGDPLRDEADAWLDVLAEAARLEAGVAALKAQAAAGFATAAAALTAPDASASERDALEMSVTAEVAGALTLSEGSAARFLEESARLSRDLPLTLAALGSGTVSWQHARIMCDETDGLSAEAAAAFEAHFLDPDAPGYARGCPAGELTPARFRTKARYWRERHHPVSIETRHAKSAKDRRLEYVPDRDGMAWFSAYLPTDQAVGIWNRTTAAARSMQGPTETRTLTQLRVDAFATWLLGPAPGVGGASDDPDAAFLPADLVSAGSAPADVLPADSGRAGDALAGGVPSPSAQVLVTVPVFSLLGLSDEPANLDGYGPIPPSMARRLVANGATSFLRVLTDPRDGAPLEIGRTSYRLTKPMRQWLRLRDAKCTFPNCNNHSLDNDADHILAWADGGGTGVTNLGQPCPKHHRLKHTTAWRPVGATREGPPGWISPSGRHYPAEHQDWEPPEWPQPPPIQDLQELPAGQDWRELPPGQDWLEPDEELGPPDMPDDLDPPLPLDPWPYWSSPTAA